From Carassius gibelio isolate Cgi1373 ecotype wild population from Czech Republic chromosome B21, carGib1.2-hapl.c, whole genome shotgun sequence, the proteins below share one genomic window:
- the LOC127985453 gene encoding uncharacterized protein LOC127985453, whose protein sequence is MSWAERAEPMMEKTCIILRKYLNKVPAAVMSEIKQEWPFLFSQKCLFSHFNLLMDVDVLQKLQEEISRRGQTILDYCATLDNPKIRDVLACYDPDSDKAACILLLLMLYFKEPKESLMLEVHPCATAVGVNTAELPGTPCLIIQGDMMKPSGWLISIEGHVVMGPHPLFLHGVAAFFSSYYVFNLEYPTAGSSTLEFIQRCFLGINPERGSKTKKRTTMNPHVSTLLRKLIDFEWAS, encoded by the exons ATGAGTTGGGCAGAGAGAGCAGAACCAATGATGGAAAAGACATGCATCATCCTGCGGAAATACCTTAACAAAGTGCCAGCTGCAGTGATGTCAGAGATCAAACAGGAATGGCCATTTCTCTTCTCTCAGAAATGCCTATTCTCGCACTTTAACCTCCTGATGGACGTTGATGTCCTTCAGAAACTACAGGAGGAAATTAGTCGAAGAGGACAGACCATCCTGGATTACTGTGCAACACTGGACAACCCAAAGATCCGTGATGTTCTGGCCTGCTATGATCCAGACTCTGACAAGGCTGCCTGCATCCTGCTGCTCCTAATGTTGTACTTCAAAGAGCCGAAAGAGAGTTTGATGCTTGAAGTtcat CCATGTGCCACTGCTGTGGGCGTCAATACTGCAGAACTCCCCGGAACCCCCTGCTTGATCATTCAAG GTGACATGATGAAGCCCTCTGGATGGCTTATATCCATCGAAGGACATGTCGTGATGGGCCCACACCCTTTATTTTTACATGGAGTAGCTGCTTTCTTCAGCAGCTATTACGTATTCAACCTTGAGTATCCTACCGCTGGATCTTCGACACTGGAGTTCATTCAAAG GTGCTTCCTGGGCATCAATCCTGAAAGAGGCTCAAAGACCAAGAAGCGGACAACAATGAACCCTCATGTGAGCACCCTTTTGAGGAAACTTATTGACTTTGAGTGGgcatcatag